Proteins encoded in a region of the Rickettsiales bacterium genome:
- the nuoK gene encoding NADH-quinone oxidoreductase subunit NuoK, translated as MTDYREIISEFNFANIGLNHYLLVASLVFVIGVCGIFLARKNIINIMMSIELMLLAVNINFVAISSFMGDLKGQIFTFFILTVAAAEAAIGLAILVVFYRNKNSIEVEDINSLKG; from the coding sequence ATGACAGATTATAGAGAAATAATTTCTGAATTTAATTTTGCAAATATTGGCTTAAACCATTATTTGCTGGTGGCATCTTTAGTGTTTGTAATTGGTGTATGCGGAATATTTTTGGCACGCAAAAACATCATTAATATTATGATGTCTATTGAATTAATGTTGCTAGCGGTGAATATAAATTTCGTCGCAATCTCTAGCTTTATGGGGGATTTGAAAGGGCAAATTTTCACCTTTTTTATATTAACCGTTGCCGCTGCTGAAGCTGCAATCGGTCTTGCAATTTTAGTAGTGTTTTATAGAAATAAAAACTCTATTGAAGTTGAAGATATTAATAGTTTGAAAGGCTAA